One window of the Triticum dicoccoides isolate Atlit2015 ecotype Zavitan chromosome 3B, WEW_v2.0, whole genome shotgun sequence genome contains the following:
- the LOC119280106 gene encoding protein OSB2, chloroplastic-like has protein sequence RLLNHRLLLPATATATASSSAAAAFSTSKRAYPSRAKPRAPPPTESPAEDAAGDDGDAPPPADSAAWQREKVPSELPRPPTIPFQPSVANAVRLVGTVGAPVQLQRLPDGRFSAVSVLVQDRRTDFPKFWIPVIFQDDLAQIAASHLQEKDLVYVSGQLTGDVPPFKHTDGQANIQVVAHLLSFVDSKAVETDLMVDEEEGFMEIAEAEKKVEQTKPISKYPARTFADYKAKQDKYRTLWNDVLANPLNWTDNRADKANGSKNPKYPDFKNKTADEALWLDSAPHYVLEKLDGLTFNSGYNAAKTYKPFNSSMGKGTNTGWSKFKTSQAASPEKQKKEAELWQNLVDSPQSWWDNRADKRSPKAPDFKHKDTGEALWLSPKTPSSVTDALPPVKGGSRGFRRPETLLS, from the exons CGCCTCCTcaaccaccgcctcctcctccccgccaccgccaccgccaccgcctcctcctccgccgccgcggccttctCCACCTCCAAGCGCGCCTACCCCAGCCGGGCCAAGCCGCGGGCGCCGCCGCCCACCGAGAGCCCCGCGGAGGACGCGGCCGGAGACGACGGGGACGCGCCCCCGCCGGCGGACTCCGCGGCGTGGCAGAGGGAGAAGGTCCCCAGCGAGCTGCCCCGCCCGCCCACCATCCCCTTCCAGCCGAGCGTCGCCAACGCCGTCCGCCTCGTCGGCACCGTCGGCGCGCCCGTGCAGCTCCAGCGCCTCCCCGACGGCCGCTTCTCCGCCGTCTCCGTGCTCGTGCAGGACCGCCGCACCGACTTCCCCAAGTTCTG GATCCCTGTAATCTTTCAAGACGACTTGGCACAAATAGCTGCTTCTCACTTGCAAGAAAAGGACCTTGTCTATGTGTCTGGGCAATTAACTGGAGATGTTCCGCCATTCAAACATACTGATGGCCAAGCAAACATTCAG GTTGTAGCACATTTGCTGTCATTTGTTGATAGTAAAGCTGTGGAAACGGATCTCATGGTGGATGAAGAGGAAGGGTTTATGGAGAttgctgaggccgaaaagaaagttGAACAAACGAAACCTATCTCTAAATATCCAGCACGCACATTTGCAG ATTATAAAGCCAAACAGGACAAGTACAGAACACTCTGGAATGATGTTCTTGCCAATCCACTTAATTGGACTGATAACCGGGCTGACAAGGCGAATGGATCT AAAAATCCAAAATATCCTGATTTCAAGAACAAGACAGCAGATGAGGCACTCTGGCTTGACTCAGCACCACATTATGTTCTAGAGAAGTTGGATGGTTTGACCTTTAATAGTGGCTACAATGCGGCTAAAACATATAAGCCTTTTAATTCTAGCATGGGGAAAG GTACAAATACAGGTTGGAGTAAATTCAAGACAAGCCAAGCTGCCTCTCCTGAGAAACAGAAAAAGGAAG CGGaattgtggcagaatctggtggacagTCCTCAAAGCTGGTGGGACAACCGAGCAGACAAG AGGTCACCTAAAGCCCCTGACTTCAAGCACAAGGACACCGGCGAGGCTCTGTGGTTGAGCCCCAAGACACCAAGTTCGGTTACAGATGCGCTGCCACCGGTGAAAGGAGGCAGCAGAGGATTTAGAAGGCCGGAGACCCTGCTCTCTTGA